Proteins encoded within one genomic window of Marasmius oreades isolate 03SP1 chromosome 6, whole genome shotgun sequence:
- a CDS encoding uncharacterized protein (BUSCO:EOG092654KW), whose amino-acid sequence MTAIATPSSIRDVVNPQFHQNNFAAESFVKGELGLKLDKDDQICRLSLTAAGCPLGPLHCPLRHTVPSSQNFQPPKQLPTHPRERERLATVCKHWLRGLCKKGDACEFLHEYNLRRMPECWWFAKYGYCSAGDECLYAHPKERKIECPDYNRGFCKLGPSCPRKHIRRVACQLYLTGFCPLGPECPRGHPKPGIPPAKAYDPPSPPSNRDLGPPPPGYGRYADFDRGAGSGPNYAGGTNPSGMQPRRNLDEVLCFKCGEKGHYANHCRNRNVPGSRGGVERTKRIGEE is encoded by the exons ATGACTGCAATCGCTACTCCTTCATCTATCAGAGACGTGGTTAATCCTCAATTCCATCAGAATAATTTTGCTGCAGAGTCTTTTGTCAAAGGGGAACTTGGGCTGAAACTTGATAAAG ATGACCAGATTTGCCGTTTGTCGCTTACCGCTGCAGGATGCCCTCTAGGACCCCTTCACTGTCCCCTACGACACACAGTCCCTTCTTCCCAGAACTTCCAGCCACCAAAACAACTTCCAACACATCCTCGAGAAAGAGAACGTCTGGCCACCGTGTGCAAGCACTGGCTCCGTGGTCTCTGCAAGAAAGGCGACGCTTGTGAATTTCTGCATGAGTATAATCTCAGGCGAATGCCAGAGTGCTGGTGGTTCGCAAAGTATGGTTACTGTTCTGCAGGAGACGAATGTTTATACGCGCACCCCAAGGAGCGTAAAATAGAATGCCCAGACTATAACCGAGGATTCTGCAAGCTCG GCCCTTCATGCCCTCGAAAGCATATAAGACGTGTCGCATGTCAGTTGTATCTGACGGGATTCTGTCCATTAGGCCCTGAGTGCCCCAGAGGCCA CCCGAAACCTGGCATACCTCCAGCAAAAGCTTATGATCCTCCCTCTCCCCCGTCAAATCGTGACCTTGGGCCGCCACCGCCTGGGTATGGTCGATACGCTGATTTTGACCGTGGGGCGGGTAGTGGCCCGAATTACGCAGGTGGTACCAACCCTTCTGGAATGCAGCCTAGACGGAATTTGGATGAGGTGTTATGTTTCAAG TGTGGAGAAAAAGGGCATTACGCTAATCATTGTCGCAATCGCAATGTCCCAGGTAGTCGCGGCGGAGTCGAGAGGACAAAGAGGATCGGAGAAGAATGA